A window of the Gossypium hirsutum isolate 1008001.06 chromosome A05, Gossypium_hirsutum_v2.1, whole genome shotgun sequence genome harbors these coding sequences:
- the LOC107943100 gene encoding uncharacterized protein, producing MGNCFFKSKKPTAEIAPCDCTRRFRPAPVAPTVRLYGSASSPVAAYIRFALLHKNVSLQLVPTEGDTLALEIGPETVSGHRETLLQFIEEKFPHPPLRFDLVERTPLVVKVTRLQHRSITWHLERMVRWVEDLRTRGKRKTVDPAVGSPRMELKKLEKNYAQLLEVMLEHAQMEERIVFPLLQRADPGLCKAANEEHARDLPVMNGIKEDMKSIGVMDYGTPASKEGLSNLSTRLKSLQKHCKEHFDEEEKDVLPLLEATELSGEEEKRVFEDCIEAMKVTHSHLFNFFLEGLLPSEAMDYVDLIMKCGDKQLRASMIQIISNAK from the exons ATGGGGAATTGTTTCTTTAAGTCAAAGAAACCCACGGCGGAGATCGCCCCCTGCGATTGCACCAGGCGTTTTAGGCCTGCTCCGGTGGCACCCACCGTCCGCTTGTACGGTTCTGCTTCGAGTCCAGTCGCCGCCTACATCAGGTTCGCATTGCTTCACAAGAACGTGTCCCTGCAGTTGGTTCCCACCGAGGGCGACACACTTGCGCTGGAGATCGGGCCCGAAACGGTGTCGGGTCACCGGGAGACGCTGCTACAGTTCATAGAGGAGAAGTTCCCGCACCCGCCGCTGAGGTTTGATTTGGTAGAGAGGACGCCGTTGGTGGTGAAGGTAACGCGGTTGCAGCACAGGAGCATTACATGGCACCTGGAGAGGATGGTGAGGTGGGTGGAGGATTTGCGGACGCGTGGGAAAAGGAAGACGGTAGATCCGGCGGTGGGAAGTCCGAGGATGGAGCTGAAAAAGTTGGAGAAGAATTACGCTCAATTGCTGGAGGTGATGTTGGAGCATGCTCAGATGGAGGAGAGAATCGTCTTTCCCCTGCTCCAAAGAGCAGATCCAG GACTATGTAAAGCTGCAAACGAGGAACATGCAAGGGACCTACCGGTTATGAATGGCATCAAAGAAGACATGAAATCCATCGGAGTTATGGATTATGGGACCCCTGCCAGCAAGGAAGGCCTCTCCAATCTTTCGACCCGCCTCAAATCATTACAG AAACACTGTAAAGAACATTTTGATGAGGAGGAGAAAGATGTACTGCCATTGTTAGAGGCAACGGAGCTGagtggagaagaagaaaagagggtATTTGAAGATTGCATTGAGGCGATGAAGGTAACTCATTCACATTTATTTAACTTTTTCCTGGAAGGCCTACTACCATCAGAAGCTATGGACTATGTGGACTTGATCATGAAATGCGGTGACAAACAACTAAGAGCCTCTATGATTCAGATTATTTCCAATGCCAAGTAA
- the LOC107943099 gene encoding nudix hydrolase 26, chloroplastic isoform X2, whose product MAVLWRSFSLYSPFHLSVPPKPICSYFSPSSCTCSSSSSMEAPPQGYRRNVGICLINSSKKGGIDDNEDPKVAALRELKEETGVSSAEVLAEVPYWLTYDFPPEVREKLKHQWGSDWKGQAQKWFLLKFTGKEEEINLLGDGSEKPEFGEWSWMTPEQIVEHAVDFKKPVYNKVLEVFTPYLH is encoded by the exons ATGGCTGTATTATGGCGGTCCTTTTCCCTTTACTCCCCTTTCCATCTTAGCGTACCTCCCAAGCCCATTTGTTCATATTTCTCTCCATCCTCCTGTACTTGCTCTTCCTCCTCCTCCATGGAAGCCCCTCCTCAAGGTTACAGGAGAAATGTGGGTATTTGTCTCATCAACTCCTCCAAAAAG GGTGGGATTGATGACAATGAAGATCCAAAAGTTGCAGCCCTCAGAGAATTAAAGGAAGAAACAGGTGTTAGCTCAGCTGAAGTTCTCGCAGAG GTACCTTATTGGCTGACATACGACTTCCCTCCAGAAGTCAGGGAAAAACTGAAACATCAGTGGGGATCAGACTGGAAGGGTCAAGCTCAAAAGTG GTTTCTCCTTAAATTCACGgggaaagaagaagaaatcaATCTTCTGGGTGATGGGAGTGAGAAACCTGAGTTTGGTGAATGGTCTTGGATGACACCAGAGCAAATAGTTGAGCAT GCAGTGGATTTCAAGAAACCTGTTTACAATAAGGTTTTGGAAGTTTTCACTCCCTACCTCCATTGA
- the LOC107943099 gene encoding nudix hydrolase 26, chloroplastic isoform X1, which yields MAVLWRSFSLYSPFHLSVPPKPICSYFSPSSCTCSSSSSMEAPPQGYRRNVGICLINSSKKIFSASRLDIPSAWQMPQGGIDDNEDPKVAALRELKEETGVSSAEVLAEVPYWLTYDFPPEVREKLKHQWGSDWKGQAQKWFLLKFTGKEEEINLLGDGSEKPEFGEWSWMTPEQIVEHAVDFKKPVYNKVLEVFTPYLH from the exons ATGGCTGTATTATGGCGGTCCTTTTCCCTTTACTCCCCTTTCCATCTTAGCGTACCTCCCAAGCCCATTTGTTCATATTTCTCTCCATCCTCCTGTACTTGCTCTTCCTCCTCCTCCATGGAAGCCCCTCCTCAAGGTTACAGGAGAAATGTGGGTATTTGTCTCATCAACTCCTCCAAAAAG ATTTTTTCGGCCTCGAGACTAGACATTCCCAGTGCTTGGCAAATGCCTCAG GGTGGGATTGATGACAATGAAGATCCAAAAGTTGCAGCCCTCAGAGAATTAAAGGAAGAAACAGGTGTTAGCTCAGCTGAAGTTCTCGCAGAG GTACCTTATTGGCTGACATACGACTTCCCTCCAGAAGTCAGGGAAAAACTGAAACATCAGTGGGGATCAGACTGGAAGGGTCAAGCTCAAAAGTG GTTTCTCCTTAAATTCACGgggaaagaagaagaaatcaATCTTCTGGGTGATGGGAGTGAGAAACCTGAGTTTGGTGAATGGTCTTGGATGACACCAGAGCAAATAGTTGAGCAT GCAGTGGATTTCAAGAAACCTGTTTACAATAAGGTTTTGGAAGTTTTCACTCCCTACCTCCATTGA
- the LOC107943104 gene encoding uricase-2 isozyme 2 — MAKELEGFNFEQRHGKARVRVGRVWRSKDGCRHFMVEWNVNISLLSNCVAAYVRDDNSDIVATDTMKNSVYVKAKECSEQLSAEEFAILLGKHFTSFYPQVFTAIVKIVEKPWERISVNGQPHEHGFKLGSEKHTTEAIVQKSGVLQLTSGVEGLSLLKTTQSGFEGFIRDKYTALPETRERMLATEVTASWRYSYESVSSIPQKSLYLNEQYLNVKKALVDAFFGPPERGVYSASVQSTLLQMAKAVLGRFSDISSVKLKMPNIHFLPVNISSKDHGSIVKFDDDVYLPTDEPHGSIEASLSRFWSKM, encoded by the exons ATGGCGAAGGAGTTGGAAGGATTCAATTTCGAGCAAAGGCATGGAAAGGCGAGGGTGAGAGTGGGTAGAGTTTGGAGGAGCAAAGATGGATGCCGCCACTTCATGGTCGAATGGAATGTTAACATCAGCTTGCTTTCCAATTGCGTTGCCGCTTATGTCCGCGATGACAACTCTGACATCGTCGCTACTGACACCATGAAAAACTCT GTTTATGTCAAAGCAAAGGAATGTTCAGAACAACTTTCGGCAGAGGAATTTGCTATTCTACTTGGCAAGCACTTCACATCATTTTATCCACAG GTTTTTACTGCAATAGTAAAGATAGTGGAAAAGCCATGGGAACGCATTTCTGTCAATGGCCAACCACATGAACATG GCTTTAAACTGGGATCTGAAAAGCATACAACTGAAGCGATTGTACAGAAGTCTGGTGTTTTACAGCTGACTTCTGGTGTTGAAGGCCTGTCTTTGCTGAAGACAACCCAG TCAGGATTTGAAGGATTCATCAGGGACAAATACACAGCACTTCCTGAAACACGAGAAAGGATGCTAGCAACAGAGGTCACAGCTTCTTGGAG GTATTCTTATGAATCTGTCTCTAGCATCCCTCAAAAGTCGCTCTACCTCAATGAGCAATACTTGAATGTGAAAAAGGCTTTGGTCGATGCTTTCTTTGGTCCTCCTGAACGGGGTGTATATAGTGCATCTGTTCAAAGCACTCTTTTGCAGATGGCAAAGGCTGTACTTGGCAG GTTCAGTGACATATCATCAGTTAAACTAAAAATGCCGAATATCCATTTCTTACCTGTTAATATATCAAGCAAGGATCACGGCAGCATTGTAAAG TTCGATGATGATGTATATCTTCCGACAGATGAACCTCACGGATCGATCGAAGCTAGCTTGAGCCGGTTCTGGTCAAAGATGTAG
- the LOC121229701 gene encoding protein MAINTENANCE OF PSII UNDER HIGH LIGHT 1, whose protein sequence is MAFASQAMISTNSCAFTSPNLLFLKKCSKINNKTRQFHFFTVRASSDEPDDCNEEECAPDKEVGKVSVQWLAGDKTKVVGTFPPRRRGWTGYVEKDTAGQTNIYSIEPAVYVAESAISSGTAGSSADGAENTAAVAAGFALIFVAAASSIVLQVGKNSPPIKTAEYTGPTLSYYINKFKPPEIIQAAAPSVTETPSSELTENSAPEISDIQVQSELPPESSSLSSTS, encoded by the exons ATGGCATTTGCATCACAGGCAATGATATCAACCAACAGCTGTGCCTTCACTTCCCCAAACTTGTTGTTTTTGAAGAAATGTTCCAAAATTAACAACAAGACCAGGCAATTCCATTTCTTCACTGTTAGAGCTTCTTCTGATGAACCCGATGACTGTAATGAAGAGGAATGTGCACCAGATAAAGAG GTTGGGAAGGTGAGTGTGCAATGGTTAGCTGGGGATAAGACAAAAGTGGTCGGGACATTTCCGCCTCGCCGACGGGGCTGGACTGGCTATGTCGAAAAGGACACCGCGGGGCAGACCAACATTTATTCAATAGAG CCTGCAGTTTACGTAGCTGAAAGTGCGATAAGCTCGGGAACCGCCGGTTCTTCAGCGGACGGAGCTGAGAATACTGCTGCAGTTGCTGCCGGATTTGCCCTTATCTTTGTTGCTGCAGCTTCATCTATAGTCCTTCAAGTTGGCAAGAACTCACCTCCGATAAAGACGGCCGAATATACTGGACCAACACTTAGTTACTACATAAACAAGTTTAAGCCACCGGAAATTATCCAGGCTGCGGCACCGAGTGTGACTGAAACGCCCTCCTCAGAGTTAACAGAAAACTCGGCTCCCGAAATTTCAGACATTCAGGTTCAATCTGAACTTCCACCTGAATCTTCTAGTCTAAGCAGTACTTCATAG